The genomic region CATAGGACTAGTCCTCTTCGTTTTGCTCGGGTTTCCAGGTTCTGATGGCCCAGATCAGAAAGGCGATCAGAAAAAAAGCGCTCGGCGGCAGCACCATCAGGCCGTTATTGACGTACCAGCCGCCCTGGTTAACGGATTTAAGGATTTCGAAGCCGAATAGTGTGCCCGATCCGAGCAGCTCCCGGAAAAAGGCCACAACGATCAATACCATACCGTAGCCCAGGCCGTTGCCGATGCCGTCCAGCAAGCTTGGCACCGGCGCATTCTTCATCGCAAATGCTTCAGCACGCCCCATGACAATGCAGTTGGTGATGATCAGACCGACATACACCGACAGCTGTTTGCTGACGTCAAACAGAAAGGCCTCCAGGACCTGGGCCACCACGATCACCAGGGATGCAATAATGGTGATTTGCACCCCGATGCGAATACTGCCCGGCACCTGATTGCGAATCAGACTGATGGCGAAATTGGAACAGGCCACCACAACGGTAACGCAGATGGTCATTACGACTGCGGTTTGCAATTTGCCGGTCACCGCCAGGGCCGAGCAAATACCCAGCACCCCCAGGGTAACCGGATTGAGGTTGAAAATAGGATCCCACAACAGTTCTTTAATTTTCGGTTCTGCCATTTTATGCTCCTTTGGCCTGCAGACGTTCCAGCAGTTTTTTAAAACCGTCGTCGCCCAGCCAGAATTTAACTAAATTGGTGACGCCGTTGGCGGTCAGGGTTGCACCGGATAGCCCATCGACCTGGTGAGGATTGTTTTTGTCGGCTACGCCCTTAACGACGTGCAATTGCAAGCTGCCGTCTTTATCGTATAGCTTCTTTCCCGTCCATTTGGCTTTCCAATCGGGGTTGTCGATTTCGCCGCCAAGTCCCGGGGTTTCGGCATGCTCGTAGAAGGTGATACCCCGCACCGTGTTCAGATCACCATCCAGCGCCAGAAATCCATAAAGGGTTGACCACAGACCTTTGCCGTCAATGGGCACAATCACCTGATCGAGCTGGTCGTCCTTTTTGACCAGATACACCAACGAATACTTCTCCCGGCGCCCAATTCCCGCCAAATCCTTCTCCGGCGGTATTT from Desulfobacterales bacterium harbors:
- a CDS encoding NADH:ubiquinone reductase (Na(+)-transporting) subunit D — encoded protein: MAEPKIKELLWDPIFNLNPVTLGVLGICSALAVTGKLQTAVVMTICVTVVVACSNFAISLIRNQVPGSIRIGVQITIIASLVIVVAQVLEAFLFDVSKQLSVYVGLIITNCIVMGRAEAFAMKNAPVPSLLDGIGNGLGYGMVLIVVAFFRELLGSGTLFGFEILKSVNQGGWYVNNGLMVLPPSAFFLIAFLIWAIRTWKPEQNEED
- a CDS encoding Na(+)-translocating NADH-quinone reductase subunit C, producing the protein MARESVSKTFIVAIVLAAICSLLVSGAAIGLRPMQEANKVRDRKKNILIVAGLYDAQTPVEEAYKQIEPRIVDLATGDYVSEDQQMDPETYDQRAAAKDPQMSDKIPPEKDLAGIGRREKYSLVYLVKKDDQLDQVIVPIDGKGLWSTLYGFLALDGDLNTVRGITFYEHAETPGLGGEIDNPDWKAKWTGKKLYDKDGSLQLHVVKGVADKNNPHQVDGLSGATLTANGVTNLVKFWLGDDGFKKLLERLQAKGA